The sequence below is a genomic window from Rhizobium gallicum bv. gallicum R602sp.
GCTGACCGTGCTTTCGATGATGTCCAACATCGCCGACTACGATTTCAAGATCCTTGCGACCGATATCGACCCAAAGATACTTAATCTCGCTCGCGCCGGATGCTACGACGACACGGCTCTCGAAACCGTATCGCCGGCCATGCGCAAGCAGTGGTTCACGGAAGTCAACGTGGATGGGCGCCGCAAATTCCAGGTCGATGACCGTGTCAAGCGCCTGATCACATACAACGAGCTGAACCTGATGGCGCAGTGGCCCTTCAAGGGCAAGTTCGACGTCATCTTCTGCCGAAACGTCGTGATCTATTTCGACGAACCGACGCAAATGAAGATCTGGTCGCGCTTTGCCGAACTGCTGCCGGAAGGCGGACATCTTTACATCGGCCACTCCGAGCGCGTTTCCGGCGAAGCAAAGCATGTCTTCGACAATATCGGCGTTACCACCTATCGCCACACCACAAAAGGATTGGGGAGAAAGGGATGAGCGCACCGGCAAGAGTTCTCGTCGTTGACGACTCCCCGACGATGCGCGGGCTGATCAGCGCCGTCTTGAGTTCCGATCCGGACGTCAACGTCATCGGCCAGGCGGGCGATGCGCTGGAAGCGCGCGAGGCGATCAAAAAGCTCAATCCCGATGTCGTCACGCTCGACATCGAGATGCCGAACATGAACGGCCTGGAATTTCTCGAGAAGATCATGAGGCTTCGCCCCATGCCGGTCATCATGGTCTCCACCATGACGCACCGCGGCGCGGAGGCGACGCTCGCCGCGCTCGAGATCGGAGCTTTCGATTGCGTCGGAAAGCCTGCCCCCGGCGAGCCGCGTCCCTTCGGCGATCTGGCCGAGAAGGTCAAGGCCGCCGCGCGCACGCAGCGCCAGTTCGTGCAGCCGCCGGCAGTTCCGGTTCCGCCGGTATCGGTCGCCGATTTCCGCGTCGGACGCAAGATCGTCGCGATCGGTTCGTCGACCGGCGGCGTCGAAGCGCTGATCGCGGTGCTGCAGAAGTTTCCGGCGAACTGCCCGCCGACGGTCATCACCCAGCATATGCCGCCGACCTTCACGAAAAGCTTTGCCGACCGCCTCAATCGCCTCTGTGCTCCGGTCGTTGAAGAAGCAAGGGATGGCGCGCGTTTAGAAATTGGTAAGATTTATCTGGCACCAGGCGGGGAACGTCATTTGCAGGTCGCGAATGCGTCCGCACCCAGTTGCCGTCTCGTCGAGCGCGATCCGGTAAACGGCCATCGCCCCTCGGTCGACGTTCTCTTCGATTCCGTTGCCGAACTTGCCGGACGCAATGCGGTCGGCGTGATCCTGACAGGCATGGGCCGCGATGGCGCGGCTGGCCTCTTGAAGATGCGCCATGCCGGCGCGCGCACTCTCGGACAGAACGAAAAGACCTGCGTGGTCTATGGAATGCCGCGAGTGGCTCATGAACTCGGTGCCGTTGAGCAGCAGCTGCCACTGAATGCCATCGGAGAAGAAATACTGAAAATGACAGCCGCCCGAAAGGAAGGGACAGAATAATGTCGATTGCGGAGAAAATCAAAGTTCTGATCGTCGACGATCAGGTCACGAGCCGGTTGTTGCTCAGCGATGCGCTGACCCAGCTCGGCTTCAAGCAGATCACGGCTGCCGGCGACGGCGAGCAGGGCATGAAGATCATGGCCCAACAGCCGCATCATCTGGTGATCTCGGACTTCAACATGCCGAAGATGGATGGTCTCGGTCTGCTGCAGGCCGTACGCACCAATCCGGCAACCAAGAAGGCTGCCTTCATCATCCTGACTGCACAGGGCGATCGTGCTCTCGTGCAGAAGGCCGCCCAGCTCGGCGCCAACAACGTGCTTGCCAAGCCCTTCACCATCGAAAAGATGAAGGCGGCGATCGAAGCCGTGTTTGGAGCGCTGAAATGAATGTCGAGGCAGCAGCCCGCCGCGTTCATATCATTCAGGGCGAATGGAAGGTCCTGAATGATCCGACCGCGGTTTTGACGACCATCCTTGGTTCGTGTGTGGCTGCCTGTCTGCGCGATCCCGTGGCCGGTGTCGGCGGTATGAACCACTTTCTGCTCCCAGGCACGGGTAACACGCCGATGAATGGCGGGGACGCGACGCGCTATGGCGTTCACCTGATGGAATTGCTGATCAACGGCCTTCTGAAGCAGGGCGCGCGCCGCGACCGCCTGGAAGCCAAGATTTTCGGCGGGGCGAAGACGATCTCGACTTTCTCCAATGTCGGCGAACAGAACGCCGCCTTCGCCATGCAGTTCCTGAGGGATGAAGGCATCCCGGTCGTCAGCTCCAGTACCGGCGGCGAACACGGCCGCAAGCTGGAATACTGGCCGGTTTCGGGGCGCGCGCGCCAGTACCCGCTCACCGGCGCTGAAACGCAGAAGACGGTGGCTCTCGAACAGCGCCCTGTCGCACCCCACAAACCGGTCGAAACAAGTATCGAATTTTTCTGATGACAAGGATCTTTCTATGACTTTCAGTGGAACGATAGAGCTTCCTTCGCCGGTCGAAGCGCTTCCGGACATCCTTATGCGTATCGTTTCCGAACTGCATGATGTCGCCTATCTCATCGAACGCATCGAGCCGCAGCTTCTTGAAATCGGCGGGGCCGATGTCCTGCACTCGCCCGATAGCATGAAGATCATGCAAGGCATCGATCTTGCCGTTCAGAAAACCCGCGGTCTCGCTGAATTCATTGACACGATCACCGGCGAGATCCCGCAGAGCTGGGCTGTTGACGTTGCGACCGCGCTCAGCCTGGTCAAACTTGCCGAAATGCAAAAAGCGCTCGGCGGTGCCACGCGCCACGGCCATTCCCAGCCGCTCAGCAAGGCGGCGGGCGACTTCGATTTCTTCTGATTTGAAAGCTCCCGGCCTGCCCTGACGAAACGCTCGCACAAGTTTCGCCGTCTATCAACAAATGAGGCAATAAGCCTGTTTTGTCTTTGACGGATCGTGCGAGAACAGAATGAATCTGTTAAATCAATTAGTTCAGCTCATTAAGAACTTAGGTTCGCTGGGGCGAACACGCTTGTTGGCGCTCGCTGGCGTTGGCGTTTTTTCAATTGCAATTATCTTGGCTGCTGCCCTTATCGTCAACAAGCCGGCGCAGGAAACGCTCTATGTCGGCCTTGACACCCCTGACCTCAACCAGATCAGCATGGCTCTTGCGGAAGCCAATATCGGCTTCCAGGTCGGTTCCGACGGCTCCAGTATCACTGTGCCTGCCGGCATGACGGGCAAGGCCCGCCTGCTGCTTGCCGAGCGGGGCCTACCGAACAGCGCCAATGCGGGCTATGAACTCTTCGACAATGTCGGCTCACTTGGCCTCACCTCCTTCATGCAGGAAGTCACACGCGTGCGTGCGCTCGAAGGCGAAATAGGCCGCACCATCCAGTCCATTTCAGGCATCACCGCTGCGCGCGTCCATATCGTTATGCCGGAAGTCGGAAACTTCCGTAAGGCGGAGCAGAAGCCGACAGCCTCCGTCATGATCCGGGCGAGCGCTGCGGCAGGCCGCAGTGCCGCCACCTCGATTCGCCACCTCGTCGCCTCGGCCGTGCCGGGGCTTGATGTCGATGACGTGACGATTCTTGATTCCGCCGGCCAGCTGCTCGCATCTGGCGACGAGGCAAGCAACAGCTCGCTGAACCGCTCTTTGAACATCGTCCAGAACGTCCAGCAGGAAGTCGAATCGAATATCGACAAGGCGCTGGCTCCGTTCCTCGGCATGGATAACTTCCGCTCCAGCGTGACCGCCGATCTCAACACGGATGCGCAGGAGATCCAAGAAACCGTCTACGATCCGGAATCAAAGGTGGAGCGCTCCGTGCGCACGACCAAGGAAGCCTCGCAGTCGCAGCAAAAGCAGTCCGATAACGCAACGACCGTCGAGCAGAACGTTCCGCAGGCCGCCCCCGAGCAAGGTGGCAGCAATAGTCCGGAATCGCAGGACAAGTCGGACAAGAAGGAAGAGCAGACAAACTACGAGATCAACAGCAAGACGACGGCCACGACTCGCAACAGCTACGAGATCGAGAAGCTCTCGATCGCCGTTGTCGTCAACAAGGGCCGTATCGCCCAGATGGTCGGCGAACCTGCGGATCAGGCGAAGATCGATGCTTATCTCGCCGAGATGCAGAAGATCGTCTCGTCGGCAGCCGGTATCAGTGCTGGTCGCGGCGACGTCGTCACGGTGACGGCAATGGACTTCCTCGAGAACCAGCTTCTCGAAGATGCCGCCGGCGGCGTCCGCGTCCTCGATATGCTGAGCCGCAACCTGGCGGGCATCATCAACTCGCTGGCCTTCCTCGGCGTCGCCTTCGTGGTGGTCTGGATGGGCGTGCGACCCCTGGTGCGCAGCATCAGCGGCGGCGGTGCGGGGGTCATCGGCGACACGTCTTCAGAAAGCGTTGGCTTGGAGCTTCCTGATTTCGCACCGGCCGGTGGAGCGGCTGCCGGCGGCGCGCTCATGGAGGGCTTCGGTTCGGACTTCGGCTTCGACAGCACGGAGGATCTGCTGAGCCTGGGCGACGACGACGGAAACTTCAACCGCCGCGTCAAGGAAGGCCCGGAGCGGAAGCTCGCGCGAATGGTCGAGATCAACGAGGAACGCGCTGCGAAAATCCTCAGGAAATGGGCGGTCGACAACGCCGCCTAAACGAAGGCCGGGAGACCGGCCTTTTTTAATGTGCACCCGCCCGCTCTCCAGATCACGGATTTGTTATCGAAGCTGCCGTGCGGGACATATTTTACACAAGATTGAAAAGGGCACTCGATTATTCCAGATCGAGGCGAGAGCGGAAGTCTCTCTTTGCACAAATAAAAAGAAATCGCTTGGTAGGAAGACAAAAATTTTTTCTGTAAATACATATTCATATGTCACGCGCCGCAGCGGCAGTTTTTCTCGATACTCGAGTTAATGTTAGCAATGTTTAAAGTATATATGAATTGTGGCGCAGATTTACTTATATGTTGACTCGCCCAAAAGGAGTGGCGTGTTGCGATATAGAGAGAATCACCATAGATTCCAGATACCTAATCAAGCGATGTCTGGGCGCGAATCACGCGCACGGAAAGCGGCAAGAGTAAATCCCAAGAACTCGGATATGGTAGTTTCTATCGTCTGACTTACCCTTGGGTGATTCGTTAGTCATTGCCGCAGGCCGCGTCGGCCCTGCGCAGACAATGCCTTGCAGGAACGGGCACTCAGCCGCGGGACGTTGCCTATGGATATGCACATACTGCTTAAGGGCGAAAATCAGGCCGCGAATTTCGTTGGTCTCCAGGCCGTCAATCTTTGCTCTCGCGAGGAGCTCATCGGGCAGCTCAGCGAAATTGCCGACAGTGGGAGGTTGCAGGTCGCGCTTCGCACCCTGACGGACTACGTTGGAGCGTCGCATTACCTGCTGGCGCGATCCGACCTCATCCAGGAGGCCGGCCTCGATTTCATCGTGTCCTCGGACTGGCCGTTCGATCTCGTGAAGGACCTGGCGACGTCACTGACAAGCAGCTATGCACGCACGACCGAGCTGGAAAAGTGCATGCAGCTCTTCCAGCCAAATTTTGCTCTTCTGCCCGACAATGCCGACGTGCCGGATGGCGCCAGCCGCCAGTATTGTTTCTTGACGTTAAATGTCGGCCGTTCGCGGCTGTCGCTGATGTTCCTCTTCGATGACGGCTTCATCCTATCACCGGAGCGGCTGCGGGACGTGGGGCTCCTTGCAAGTTATCTCGCAAGTTCGCTCCGGTGCGGGGCCGCCCGGGCGGAGCGCGATTTTGAGCTGACGGAGCGGGAGCTCGAATGTCTCTTCTGGATCGCCGAGGGCAAAACCAGCGATGAGATCGCGATGATCCTCGGCATCTCCCGCAATACGATCAACAACTACATTACGAGCGTCATGCGAAAGACGGCGACCAAAACTCGCTCCGAGGCCATAGCGTTTGCGGTGAGAAATAATCTCGTCTAAGGGGAATTTATGGGGCATTCGTCAAGCAGGGCGATGGGTAGTACGGAACACATACGCAGCGTGCGCTTCAACAGGATAAGCAGCCGCTCCGACCTTTTCCCGCGGCTGGTCGCGATGCAGAAGCTGGCGGATGCCCAGAATTTTGCGGTCTACCGGATGAGCGGCTCAGGTCTGCCGGCGAAGCAGCGTCTGGTCTGCGAACTGGAAAACTGGGGACCTTCGGCAGCGGCGGCCTCAAGCAAGGCCCTTGTGGACGCTTATGGCGATGCGCTGCTGGACCATATCGAGAAATCACTTTTGCCTCTGTCTTGGGCCGGCGGCCATGATCGCGCCGCGCCCGGTTCGGCCGATTTCGCGCCGTTCATGGCGCGGCTGAAGGACGGCATTCTACCATTTTCAGGCCTCGCTTTTCCGGTGCGGCTCGGTGCTGCAGGAAATGGCTTCGTCGTCTTCACCGGCGATTATCTTGATCCCGCCGGTGACATGATCGTAGAGCTTCATGGCCGTGGCTGCCAAATCATGATGGATCTGCTCTCGCTGGACGAACGCCGCGCGGCGGCGTCAGAAGCGCTGAGCGAGCGCGAGATCGCTTGCCTGCAGCTTGCCGGCGACGGACGCATCAGCGAAGAGATAGCTGACAAGCTCGGGCTCTCGGTCCATACGGTGAATGCTTACCTCGGCTCGGCGACGATCAAGCTGGATTCGGTCAATCGCATCCAGGCAATCGCCAAGGCGATTCGCCTCGGCTACATCAGCTGACAGGCCCGGCGCGGCGGACCGGCCGGGCTCTTTTATGCCTGTGTTGGAAATCTCTATTAGCCGGCTAGCGTCTGCAGCGGCCGGGTATTGTACCGGCTTTCGCGCAGGCTGCGTTCGAAGAAGGCCGTGTTCACGTCCGGATCGGCGGACGGTTCATGAAAGGCGATGTGATTGATCTCGATGCCGGCATGCTCCTCCGCCAGGGTCAGCTGCGCATAGACCGTCACGCCGTGCGGCTTGATCTCGAGATCTAGGACGACCTCCGGCTTGCCACCCCATTCCAGCGTGTAATTGCCTCCAAGGCCGAAATTGACCGTACCGGGATGAAAGAAGAGCTCCGCAGCCGAGGCCACCAGATCGGCGATGCTGCCGTAATACTCGAAGCGCAGCAGCGAAATCAGATCCGAAGCGTCGAGAAGCCGAAGCTCGGTCGCAACCGGGCTGATGGCTTCGGCAAGAATTCTTTCACGCTGAGAAGAGTAGGGGCATTTCTTCATTCGGCTTATCTTACCCGTTTGTTCCTGGCGTCGGCGGCATAAACCCGGTGAATGAGCTCTGCCACTGCCTTGTAGAATACTGACGGGATGACACTATCGATCGAGACTTGCGCAAACATGGAGCGTGCAAGGGGCGGATCTTCGAAAACCGGAATTCCGTTCTTTTCGGCTATCTCTCTGATTTTCAACGCGATGAGGTCCTGACCCTTGGCGAGTACCACTGGCGCATCGTTTTCTTCGCGCACGTAGCGCAGGGCCACGGCATAGTGTGTCGGGTTGGCGATGACGAGCGTGGCGCGTTCGACATTGGCAATCATGCGGCGGCGGGCACGGTCGCGCATCAGCGAGCGCTGGCGGCCCTTCACGAAGGGATCGCCCTGGGCCTGCTTGTTTTCTTCCTTCACCTCATGCCGCGTCATCTTGAGTTCGGTGAACCAGTGATGCCGCGACCAGAAGAAATCAGCGATCGCAACGACGGCT
It includes:
- the cheR gene encoding protein-glutamate O-methyltransferase CheR; the encoded protein is MNALSARDLRQGNPDEVLASGEYPLTRRDLMEIAAMIYSDAGIFLNETKASLVYSRLSKHIRNLGLSGFREYCSLVSSPAGAAPRREMLSHLTTNFTRFFRENHHFEHLRDHVLPELLSRAKTGGRVRIWSAASSDGQEPYSIALTVLSMMSNIADYDFKILATDIDPKILNLARAGCYDDTALETVSPAMRKQWFTEVNVDGRRKFQVDDRVKRLITYNELNLMAQWPFKGKFDVIFCRNVVIYFDEPTQMKIWSRFAELLPEGGHLYIGHSERVSGEAKHVFDNIGVTTYRHTTKGLGRKG
- the cheB gene encoding protein-glutamate O-methylesterase CheB — protein: MSAPARVLVVDDSPTMRGLISAVLSSDPDVNVIGQAGDALEAREAIKKLNPDVVTLDIEMPNMNGLEFLEKIMRLRPMPVIMVSTMTHRGAEATLAALEIGAFDCVGKPAPGEPRPFGDLAEKVKAAARTQRQFVQPPAVPVPPVSVADFRVGRKIVAIGSSTGGVEALIAVLQKFPANCPPTVITQHMPPTFTKSFADRLNRLCAPVVEEARDGARLEIGKIYLAPGGERHLQVANASAPSCRLVERDPVNGHRPSVDVLFDSVAELAGRNAVGVILTGMGRDGAAGLLKMRHAGARTLGQNEKTCVVYGMPRVAHELGAVEQQLPLNAIGEEILKMTAARKEGTE
- a CDS encoding response regulator, giving the protein MSIAEKIKVLIVDDQVTSRLLLSDALTQLGFKQITAAGDGEQGMKIMAQQPHHLVISDFNMPKMDGLGLLQAVRTNPATKKAAFIILTAQGDRALVQKAAQLGANNVLAKPFTIEKMKAAIEAVFGALK
- the cheD gene encoding chemoreceptor glutamine deamidase CheD → MNVEAAARRVHIIQGEWKVLNDPTAVLTTILGSCVAACLRDPVAGVGGMNHFLLPGTGNTPMNGGDATRYGVHLMELLINGLLKQGARRDRLEAKIFGGAKTISTFSNVGEQNAAFAMQFLRDEGIPVVSSSTGGEHGRKLEYWPVSGRARQYPLTGAETQKTVALEQRPVAPHKPVETSIEFF
- the cheT gene encoding chemotaxis protein CheT; translated protein: MTFSGTIELPSPVEALPDILMRIVSELHDVAYLIERIEPQLLEIGGADVLHSPDSMKIMQGIDLAVQKTRGLAEFIDTITGEIPQSWAVDVATALSLVKLAEMQKALGGATRHGHSQPLSKAAGDFDFF
- the fliF gene encoding flagellar basal-body MS-ring/collar protein FliF codes for the protein MNLLNQLVQLIKNLGSLGRTRLLALAGVGVFSIAIILAAALIVNKPAQETLYVGLDTPDLNQISMALAEANIGFQVGSDGSSITVPAGMTGKARLLLAERGLPNSANAGYELFDNVGSLGLTSFMQEVTRVRALEGEIGRTIQSISGITAARVHIVMPEVGNFRKAEQKPTASVMIRASAAAGRSAATSIRHLVASAVPGLDVDDVTILDSAGQLLASGDEASNSSLNRSLNIVQNVQQEVESNIDKALAPFLGMDNFRSSVTADLNTDAQEIQETVYDPESKVERSVRTTKEASQSQQKQSDNATTVEQNVPQAAPEQGGSNSPESQDKSDKKEEQTNYEINSKTTATTRNSYEIEKLSIAVVVNKGRIAQMVGEPADQAKIDAYLAEMQKIVSSAAGISAGRGDVVTVTAMDFLENQLLEDAAGGVRVLDMLSRNLAGIINSLAFLGVAFVVVWMGVRPLVRSISGGGAGVIGDTSSESVGLELPDFAPAGGAAAGGALMEGFGSDFGFDSTEDLLSLGDDDGNFNRRVKEGPERKLARMVEINEERAAKILRKWAVDNAA
- the visN gene encoding transcriptional regulator VisN; its protein translation is MDMHILLKGENQAANFVGLQAVNLCSREELIGQLSEIADSGRLQVALRTLTDYVGASHYLLARSDLIQEAGLDFIVSSDWPFDLVKDLATSLTSSYARTTELEKCMQLFQPNFALLPDNADVPDGASRQYCFLTLNVGRSRLSLMFLFDDGFILSPERLRDVGLLASYLASSLRCGAARAERDFELTERELECLFWIAEGKTSDEIAMILGISRNTINNYITSVMRKTATKTRSEAIAFAVRNNLV
- the visR gene encoding transcriptional regulator VisR; this encodes MGHSSSRAMGSTEHIRSVRFNRISSRSDLFPRLVAMQKLADAQNFAVYRMSGSGLPAKQRLVCELENWGPSAAAASSKALVDAYGDALLDHIEKSLLPLSWAGGHDRAAPGSADFAPFMARLKDGILPFSGLAFPVRLGAAGNGFVVFTGDYLDPAGDMIVELHGRGCQIMMDLLSLDERRAAASEALSEREIACLQLAGDGRISEEIADKLGLSVHTVNAYLGSATIKLDSVNRIQAIAKAIRLGYIS